One Bacteroidota bacterium DNA segment encodes these proteins:
- a CDS encoding T9SS type A sorting domain-containing protein: MKTKLLISTIFFALTVSHELTIAQGTWTQKANFGGTARYWAVGFSIGTKAYIGTGKDKDSLRSDFWEWDQSTNAWTQKANFAGKATDQAVGFSIGTKGYVGTGFDGTALKQDFWEWDQATNMWAQKTNFGGTKRDLAACFSIGTKGYIGTGAIGSPAYTQDFWQWDQATNMWTPKASFGGAARNATAFFSIGTKAYVGTGSNYPPATYYNDFWEYDTTSNAWTQKANFGGTKRTSAVGFSIGIKGYIGTGYDSSNTFKQDFYEWDQASNTWTQKANFGGMARYGAVGFSIGTKGYIGTGWNGSIYYNDFWEYCDTCSLVAVNETNIKNLISIYPNPFSTQTTLRTDNFLKNATLTVYNLHGQTVAQIKNISGQTVFFSRDNLASGLYFVRLTEENNPDGYRDIAVDKFVIIDK, translated from the coding sequence ATGAAAACAAAACTACTCATCTCGACTATTTTTTTCGCCTTGACAGTTTCGCATGAATTGACAATTGCACAAGGCACTTGGACACAAAAAGCAAACTTTGGAGGAACGGCAAGATACTGGGCAGTTGGTTTTTCTATCGGTACAAAAGCATATATTGGAACAGGTAAAGACAAAGATTCTTTACGTAGTGATTTCTGGGAATGGGATCAATCAACTAACGCATGGACGCAGAAAGCAAACTTCGCTGGAAAGGCAACAGATCAAGCAGTCGGCTTTTCAATCGGAACAAAAGGATATGTGGGAACTGGATTTGATGGCACTGCTTTGAAGCAAGATTTCTGGGAATGGGATCAGGCGACTAATATGTGGGCTCAGAAAACGAACTTCGGTGGAACGAAAAGAGATTTAGCTGCTTGCTTTTCCATCGGCACGAAAGGATATATTGGAACAGGAGCGATTGGTTCTCCCGCTTATACTCAAGATTTCTGGCAATGGGATCAGGCGACTAATATGTGGACACCGAAAGCCAGCTTTGGTGGGGCAGCAAGAAATGCCACTGCTTTTTTTTCAATTGGAACAAAGGCATATGTAGGTACAGGTTCTAATTATCCTCCCGCCACCTATTATAATGATTTTTGGGAATATGATACAACATCAAATGCATGGACGCAGAAAGCAAACTTTGGAGGAACCAAAAGAACCAGCGCTGTTGGGTTTTCGATCGGAATAAAAGGATATATAGGAACAGGATATGATTCCAGCAACACTTTCAAACAGGATTTCTATGAATGGGATCAGGCGAGCAATACATGGACACAGAAAGCAAACTTTGGCGGAATGGCAAGATATGGCGCTGTTGGCTTTTCGATTGGCACAAAAGGATATATCGGAACAGGATGGAACGGAAGCATCTACTATAATGATTTCTGGGAATATTGCGACACTTGTTCTCTTGTTGCAGTAAATGAAACCAATATTAAAAATTTAATTTCAATTTATCCAAATCCATTTTCCACGCAGACAACCTTGCGGACAGACAATTTTTTAAAAAATGCTACTCTGACGGTTTACAATTTACATGGGCAGACAGTTGCGCAAATAAAAAACATCAGCGGTCAGACAGTTTTTTTCTCCCGTGACAATCTCGCAAGCGGACTGTATTTCGTTCGGCTGACAGAAGAAAACAATCCCGATGGCTATCGGGACATCGCAGTAGACAAATTTGTAATCATTGACAAATAA